One window of the Pan troglodytes isolate AG18354 chromosome 12, NHGRI_mPanTro3-v2.0_pri, whole genome shotgun sequence genome contains the following:
- the PCARE gene encoding photoreceptor cilium actin regulator, translating to MGCTPSHSDIVNSVAKSGIQFLKKPKAIRPGCQGGSERGSIPLLVKNSTCYDAGEGLAEEQRSPRRNQTTAKGLCQLMGDPASGKRKDMEGLIPGTKTSSSQLNKSQSHMAKDIPFKTQGSHGSQGADFSGDESEESSTQDTSKWKRTAKCHTSSTQSHCYQTIHPAHEPEGKVDFPEPLVKAHQQAYAYLHSSLSKYEAILCIIHQATQTRELLQPMVSFLLLCFEEISQLLGEISKDGEVLLQEVREDLAWPLKKREPQEQPNLLQQLLQYTVSKLQVLNGTVASLTGSFLEGSSSYLHSTATHLENKLSTKRNVDERLLRALGQLESLASGCGDPGVQGLPLCSEDSGIGADNESVQSVDKLGKQTSWDLAPEPEEWKSVTSPHTEARQSGHAWQQSPFCLGSGRPQDCLLSGAPMAKVQPRTQDEARSPCLSSTSPENITSPPLKLGTSTPCDSFGIGVSVEPHLSKTSRPMDASSLSDSEDSSPEEEEEDKMSSMSLCAWQEKTPHSRPQSSPADRESPFQARTRRLRSLQAQEMILKMKEAISERIKFVPVPCGHQDWSEEEEGRIVVPPRPSTVSGSRRAPERQTRSQSESCLQSHVEDPTFQELRRVQRDLSQKLEAFYALGAKGQGQSQEQILQPRAAAVWPNGTCRVSPSNTTSRLKASLTKNFSILPSQDKSILQKCNPHPEDEQGKAEKLPNAIPSGEVSEAAKATDWNVRGCPTRTSVKKLIETFSPTESLRMLGDSKDSGASPCLRNCIMPPRFPMYTGLAPLYPKPQISPASGRESLKMGIGWKPLAPIFPPLPKAEAAKSEELSCEMEGNLEHLPPPPLEVLMDKSFASLESPESSKSTENSPKETQEPGPGEAGPTRRTWASPKLRASVSPLDLLPSKSTASLTKPRSTGPGSGRSSCQPRKPALDLSSPPATSQSPEVTGGTWSQAEKATSLYRQPRKAIAWHHSGPPSGQNRTSESSLARPRQSRERSPPVGRKAPPTRTHWVPQADKRRRSLPSSYRPAQPSPSAVQTPPSPPVSPRVLSPPTTKWRTSPPHQPKLPNPPPESAPAQCKVPSPPTQHPEASPPSSIPSPSPPMSPSQGHKETRGSEDSQAVIAKVSGNTHSIFCPATSSLFEAKPPLSTAHPLTPPSLPPEAGGPLRNPAECWRNSSGPWLRADSQRRAALCALNPLPFLRRTASDRQPGGRPQPPTLDPTSTSYESQLGQNSSSEESPKKDTEPGSSPCSPELQGGTRRASPPEFCVLGHGLQPEPRTGHIQDKSQPEAQPQQEEVS from the exons ATGGGGTGTACACCTTCACACAGTGACATTGTAAACAGCGTTGCAAAGAGTGGCATTCAGTTCTTGAAAAAGCCCAAAGCAATTCGGCCAGGATGTCAGGGTGGAAGTGAAAGAGGTTCCATCCCTTTGCTGGTTAAAAACTCCACCTGCTATGACGCTGGGGAGGGCCTGGCAGAGGAGCAGCGGAGTCCCAGGAGGAACCAAACCACAGCTAAAGGTCTTTGTCAGCTCATGGGAGATCCTGCTTCAGGCAAAAGGAAAGATATGGAAGGACTGATCCCAGGAACCAAAACCTCTTCATCCCAGCTGAACAAATCACAAAGCCACATGGCTAAGGATATTCCGTTCAAGACACAGGGTTCCCATGGATCACAAGGGGCAGACTTTTCTGGAGATGAGAGTGAGGAGAGTAGTACCCAAGATACTTCCAAATGGAAAAGGACAGCAAAATGTCACACGTCAAGCACACAGAGCCACTGCTACCAAACCATCCACCCTGCTCATGAGCCTGAAGGCAAAGTGGACTTCCCGGAGCCTCTGGTAAAGGCCCACCAGCAGGCTTACGCCTATCTACACTCCAGCCTCTCCAAATATGAAGCAATTCTGTGCATCATCCATCAGGCCACCCAGACCCGGGAGCTGCTGCAGCCCATGGTCAGCTTCCTGCTGCTGTGCTTTGAGGAGATCAGCCAGCTGTTGGGGGAGATCTCCAAGGATGGAGAAGTGCTCctgcaggaagtcagggaggaTCTGGCTTGGCCTTTGAAGAAAAGAGAGCCCCAGGAGCAGCCAAATCTCCTGCAACAGCTGCTACAGTACACAGTCAGCAAGCTGCAGGTGCTCAATGGCACAGTGGCCTCGCTCACCGGCAGCTTCCTGGAGGGCTCCAGCAGCTACCTCCACTCCACTGCAACCCACTTGGAAAATAAGCTGAGCACAAAAAGGAATGTGGATGAACGCCTCCTGAGGGCTCTGGGGCAGCTAGAGAGCCTGGCGAGTGGCTGTGGCGACCCTGGGGTGCAGGGTCTCCCCTTATGCTCTGAGGACAGTGGCATTGGTGCTGACAATGAGTCCGTGCAGTCGGTGGACAAGCTGGGCAAGCAAACCAGCTGGGACCTTGCACCAGAGCCCGAAGAATGGAAGTCAGTGACTTCACCCCACACAGAGGCCAGGCAGTCAGGACACGCCTGGCAGCAAAGTCCATTCTGTTTGGGTTCAGGCAGACCCCAGGACTGCCTGCTCTCAGGGGCTCCTATGGCAAAGGTTCAGCCACGAACACAGGACGAAGCAAGGAGCCCATGCCTCTCCAGTACAAGCCCAGAAAATATCACCTCCCCACCTTTGAAGCTGGGGACAAGCACCCCATGTGATTCCTTTGGGATTGGGGTCTCTGTGGAACCACACCTTTCCAAAACCTCCAGGCCGATGGACGCTTCATCTCTTAGTGACAGCGAGGACAGCAgcccagaggaggaggaggaagacaaaATGAGCAGCATGAGTCTGTGTGCCTGGCAGGAAAAAACTCCACATTCAAGGCCACAATCTTCACCTGCTGACCGGGAAAGCCCATTTCAGGCCCGCACCAGGAGGCTTAGGAGCCTCCAGGCCCAGGAAATGATTCTGAAGATGAAGGAGGCAATCAGCGAAAGGATCAAGTTTGTCCCTGTGCCCTGTGGGCACCAGGACTggtctgaggaggaggaggggaggataGTGGTCCCCCCAAGACCTAGCACGGTAAGTGGCAGCAGGAGGGCCCCTGAGAGGCAGACGAGGTCCCAGTCAGAGTCGTGTCTCCAGAGTCACGTGGAGGACCCCACCTTTCAGGAGCTGCGAAGGGTCCAGAGGGACCTCAGTCAGAAGCTGGAGGCATTTTATGCCCTGGGTGCCAAAGGgcaggggcagagccaggagcagaTTCTGCAGCCCAGAGCAGCAGCCGTGTGGCCCAATGGCACCTGCAGGGTCAGTCCAAGCAACACCACCAGCAGGCTCAAGGCATCCCTCACCAAGAACTTCAGTATTTTGCCTAGTCAGGACAAGAGCATCTTGCAGAAATGCAATCCCCATCCTGAGGACGAACAAGGCAAAGCTGAGAAGCTTCCAAATGCCATCCCATCAGGAGAGGTCAGTGAGGCTGCCAAGGCCACAGACTGGAATGTCAGAGGCTGTCCCACCAGAACATCCGTCAAGAAGCTTATTGAAACTTTCAGTCCCACGGAGAGTCTGAGGATGCTGGGGGACTCTAAGGACTCTGGGGCAAGTCCCTGCCTCAGGAATTGCATCATGCCCCCCAGATTTCCCATGTACACAGGGCTTGCCCCTTTGTATCCGAAGCCCCAAATTTCTCCAGCATCAGGCAGAGAATCTCTCAAAATGGGCATAGGCTGGAAGCCCTTAGCACCTATCTTTCCCCCTCTGCCTAAAGCAGAAGCAGCCAAGAGTGAGGAGCTCAGCTGTGAAATGGAGGGGAACCTCGAGCACCTCCCTCCACCGCCCCTGGAAGTTCTGATGGACAAATCATTTGCTTCTCTGGAGTCCCCAGAAAGCAGCAAGTCCACAGAGAACTCCCCCAAGGAAACCCAGGAGCCAGGGCCGGGAGAGGCTGGCCCCACCAGGAGAACATGGGCTTCCCCAAAGCTGAGGGCCTCTGTGAGCCCCCTGGACTTGCTGCCCAGCAAGAGCACCGCCAGCCTGACCAAGCCTCGCAGCACAGGGCCAGGGAGTGGCAGGAGCAGCTGCCAGCCCAGGAAGCCAGCCCTGGACCTGAGCAGCCCACCAGCCACCAGCCAAAGCCCCGAGGTGACGGGTGGGACTTGGAGTCAGGCAGAGAAGGCCACCAGCCTCTACAGGCAGCCCCGGAAGGCCATCGCCTGGCACCACTCCGGCCCTCCATCTGGACAAAACAGGACCTCAgagtccagcctggccagacCAAGGCAGAGCCGAGAGAGAAGCCCCCCTGTGGGCAGAAAGGCCCCTCCCACGAGGACACACTGGGTGCCTCAAGCAGACAAGAGGCGCCGGAGCCTTCCCTCCTCTTACAGACCTGCCCAGCCAAGCCCCTCTGCTGTGCAGACGCCCCCCAGCCCACCTGTGAGCCCCAGGGTGCTAAGCCCACCCACCACAAAGTGGCGAACTTCCCCACCGCACCAGCCCAAGTTGCCCAACCCTCCCCCCGAGAGTGCACCCGCTCAGTGCAAGGTCCCCAGCCCCCCGACCCAGCACCCAGAAGCAAGCCCCCCTTCCTCGATTCCCTCCCCATCACCCCCAATGTCCCCTTCTCAGGGGCACAAGGAAACAAGAGGCTCTGAAGACAGCCAAGCAGTCATAGCCAAAGTGTCTGGGAACACACATTCCATATTCTGCCCAGCTACCTCCTCTCTGTTTGAAGCTAAACCGCCACTCTCAACAGCCCACCCACTGACCCCACCATCGCTGCCGCCAGAGGCCGGGGGCCCTCTCAGGAACCCAGCAGAATGCTGGAGGAACAGCTCAGGGCCTTGGCTGAGAGCAGACTCGCAGCGGAGAGCAGCTCTGTGTGCCCTCAACCCTCTGCCTTTCCTCAGGAGGACAGCTTCTGACCGCCAGCCAGGTGGCCGACCGCAGCCTCCCACCTTGGACCCCACCAGCACCTCTTATGAATCCCAGCTCGGCCAGAACAG CAGCAGCGAGGAGAGCCCTAAGAAGGACACAGAGCCGGGGAGCAGCCCCTGTTCTCCTGAACTGCAGGGCGGCACCAGGCGTGCATCTCCCCCAGAGTTCTGTGTGCTGGGCCACGGGCTGCAACCGGAGCCTCGGACCGGCCACATCCAGGACAAATCCCAGCCAGAGGCGCAGCCCCAGCAAGAGGAGGTGTCCTGA